The sequence tatgtACTATTACTCCATCTGAACTCCATCTTTTACAGAAGTTAATAAATGTAGTGGATACAaagatattaataaacaaaaaaaaattaataataatatataataaaatgtttatccTTGTTGAGATTccataattgtttaaaattattaattaagtcattaataaaattggttgtaattattaattcatttactaAATACTACTTCTTATATGGTTAGCAATATGTAtaagaaatcaattaataatacaactaacaaaacatttataatttatataaagttgAAATTCGTTTTTACCAATTTCAACAGGATCATCTAGTTCAGGTATAAACTCATCCACTTGTTCAATATTCGCCGGTATTGCGTTTTTAAGTGCATCAACAAAGTAACTCATACAATTCAGAAATTGGGAAATACCAAATTGATGATTTTGGTATAGAAACCAAGCACGTTGaataataagattttttaaaatataatttctccGCAATTCTTGTGTTACTGGATTACCCATTAGTAATGACTCATACTCAATGCGTTTCAACTCTTGTAATATTGCAATTTTCtctaaattgaaataaaaaatattgataagcATTTTGATTTCATAAAAGCTTGAAAGTACAATTTACGTGAAATCTGTAGagataaatgtaaaattttgtgCTTGAAACagaaaataagaataataaacttattttctatgataataaagaataaaaatatgagcaAAACTAACAATAGTATAATAGAAAAAGATATGAAAACTCAATGCTATAtagctttttttaaatgcccaaAGGAAGTAAGAAGTAAGTGTAGTTGACTACTGAAAGTTTCACAATAATATACATAGTAAAATACAATTACATATCAGagtttgagtaaaaaaaagaaacataaAATCATATAGTTATAACAAATTCCCtgatgaataataaaagaaaaaaaaaacttgtctTTGGATTATTTACATATGATTACGAACTTCATTAGATGCGATTCATAGAATAATAAAGACAAAAAAgctgttaaagaaaaaaaagtataaataaattgtacatAATACTCAAAGTAAAGATGTACAGGAATATACTATAAAATGGACgcatataaaaagaaaacaatagTATTTGATGATTTACAGAGATCttctcaaatattaaaaaatgtagaatACAAAACAGTGGAAAAGAAAATGCTTACCAATGTAAATAAAACGAAAGTAAGATGACGtactattataaattatggtaCCTGTAAAATCCCAGATGTTTGGATGGATTCCAAACCTTAAAGATAATACTTTATTATAGGCCCCGGAAAAATTATTCGTGCGAAagattatcataaaaatagaGTATAGTTCTGGCCTTATTCTTCTAATCCATTggttatgaaaatattttaaaaaagacttaaataacaaaattagcTATGGTCTAGCTGTACTGACAATCCAGTAAAACGCAGTTTCGATATCATTAGCAGGAAGTAAAGGCAACActgataattttcgaaaaaacattCGACTTTCATCGGAATTTTCAAGTATTCTTGCAAggttcaactttttcattctTTTCATGAAAGCCTACCgggaaatgaataaaaaaaaccttattaaaatcgattaataattatttcatatgaCTATATACAAAATactactaaat comes from Microplitis demolitor isolate Queensland-Clemson2020A chromosome 8, iyMicDemo2.1a, whole genome shotgun sequence and encodes:
- the LOC128668403 gene encoding uncharacterized protein LOC128668403 yields the protein MIIFRTNNFSGAYNKVLSLRFGIHPNIWDFTEKIAILQELKRIEYESLLMGNPVTQELRRNYILKNLIIQRAWFLYQNHQFGISQFLNCMSYFVDALKNAIPANIEQVDEFIPELDDPVEIEFTVGEHITNCIICLQNITNNICLPCHHWLGCSSCVRNPQILAREENADLQCSRCAGIVNSFVEIF